In Fusarium oxysporum f. sp. lycopersici 4287 chromosome 12, whole genome shotgun sequence, one DNA window encodes the following:
- a CDS encoding hypothetical protein (At least one base has a quality score < 10), translating into MFFIMQNSSELLYHIILTVIDFHLEPSGSQRAIYILGTRATIEAAKDSAFKVLHTLRYKPDDFVEYAVHSRHVGTWDHGDGVLIYAKAPAGQVFLVSIQVTPNTELLQADRDGAILLPHGVPSLHYVTQTVIDYNKDRTGCVQQMQIEGTFVHRADARKAAQKLLDPLDYVEYDTPDKMKGEWPYGEDILIHAVAETGENTTIEIKTVVDTHHKHGKDI; encoded by the coding sequence atgttcttcatcatgcAGAACAGTTCTGAACTTCTCTACCACATCATCTTGACCGTCATCGACTTTCACCTCGAACCATCGGGATCCCAACGAGCTATCTACATTCTTGGCACACGCGCGACGATCGAAGCCGCCAAAGACTCGGCCTTCAAGGTCCTCCATACGCTGAGATATAAGCCTGATGACTTTGTCGAATACGCCGTCCATTCACGCCATGTCGGAACCTGGGATCACGGCGACGGCGTTCTCATCTACGCCAAAGCTCCCGCAGGCCAGGTATTCCTTGTCTCTATCCAGGTAACGCCTAACACCGAACTGCTCCAAGCCGATCGGGACGGTGCCATTCTGCTACCCCATGGAGTACCTTCGCTTCACTACGTGACGCAGACCGTCATCGACTACAACAAAGACCGGACCGGCTGCGTGCAGCAGATGCAGATAGAGGGGACGTTTGTTCACCGTGCTGATGCGAGAAAAGCAGCACAGAAGCTGCTTGACCCTCTTGACTATGTAGAGTATGACACGCCGGACAAGATGAAGGGGGAGTGGCCATATGGGGAGGACATCCTTATTCACGCAGTCGCGGAGACTGGAGAGAATACCACTATTGAGATCAAGACTGTTGTTGATACGCATCACAAGCATGGAAAAGATATTTAA
- a CDS encoding hypothetical protein (At least one base has a quality score < 10) produces the protein MEKLTKSHLREVGNEQVSQRILQWTDGNESCDQSDPNTSIHSPSKSSTDGYETSIDSFYTASEGGSEESAATGGRSAIPEPATSDVLIDTPQQETFEDASETVNPHPYSAINMDFAREAICIYEMMREGVIDDEWNSKSCLLTRTLIHDRPVSSSGRLGWRCNVNYGPDNFYTGAVVVLFMPDSDFVKKIKQGEVVFDQSTDMKPVSVLIQTIDPDFSGPEKRLAGRVLAWKVCGSEDCVWMDRQGHPINRGDPKVIPNIIHLLK, from the coding sequence ATGGAAAAGCTTACTAAATCCCACCTCCGGGAAGTCGGAAATGAGCAGGTTAGTCAACGGATTCTGCAGTGGACAGATGGCAATGAGTCTTGCGACCAGAGCGACCCCAATACATCAATTCATTCACCCTCAAAGTCTAGTACCGACGGGTATGAGACTTCAATTGATTCCTTTTATACAGCTAGTGAAGGTGGGTCCGAGGAATCAGCTGCGACTGGCGGACGATCTGCGATTCCTGAGCCCGCAACATCTGATGTTCTCATTGACACTCCGCAGCAGGAGACCTTTGAGGACGCAAGTGAAACAGTAAATCCGCACCCGTATTCGGCAATAAACATGGACTTCGCCAGAGAGGCTATTTGCATCtatgagatgatgagagaaggCGTCATTGACGATGAGTGGAATAGCAAGTCCTGCCTCCTTACGCGCACGCTCATCCATGATAGACCAGTCTCCTCGTCAGGGCGACTGGGCTGGCGCTGCAATGTCAACTATGGCCCTGATAATTTTTACACAGGCGCTGTCGTGGTACTGTTCATGCCTGATAGCGACTTTGTAAAGAAGATCAAGCAAGGCGAAGTCGTCTTTGATCAATCTACTGATATGAAGCCAGTTTCAGTTCTCATACAGACAATAGACCCTGACTTTTCTGGGCCCGAGAAAAGACTTGCCGGTCGAGTCTTGGCTTGGAAGGTTTGTGGTTCTGAGGATTGTGTCTGGATGGATCGGCAGGGTCATCCTATTAACCGAGGTGACCCAAAGGTGATTCCCAACATCATCCACCTGCTCAAGTGA